The sequence below is a genomic window from Amphiprion ocellaris isolate individual 3 ecotype Okinawa chromosome 16, ASM2253959v1, whole genome shotgun sequence.
AAATTCATGAACAGCATTCTGATGTAGGTGTTGTTGTCCAGTGGGAGAGCCTAAAGTGAAACGCTGTAGACATGGAgtcctttctgtttctgttctggcGGTAGGTGAATTGTAGTTGGTCCAGCGTGAGATAGGTTTTGAGGTGAGCCATGACCAGCGTCTCGAAGCACTTCATGATGGGGTGAAGGGGTAATTGTCAGGCTTGATGCTGTAGAGTGTTTTGGCACCAGCATAATAGAGGTGGTTTCTAAAACATGTAGGGACAGTTGCTTGGGCCAGTGGCAGGTTGAAAATGTCAGAGAGGCCCTCAGTCAGCTGGCAAGCTCAGGCCCTGAATACATGTCCAGGGATGTCATCAGTGCCAGCAGCCTTGCATGCAGTAATTCTATTCAGCGCAGCACATACATTGACTGGGGAGAGCATGAGGGGCTGGTGATGGTCTGCAGTGAAGTGCAGTGTTGATGGTTGCCGCCTGGTGGTCGCTGTCAAAGTGAGCATAGAAGTTATTAAACTCATCAGGGAGGCCTTGATGCCTTTCCATTTGCATCTGGGTTGTTAAAGTATTCCTCCATCCTTAGCTTGTGGGTGAGCTTCAACTTCCTCAGGCTCTGTTTCAGTTTGGCTCTGGATGAACTGTAGGCTTGCACATCACCTGATGTGAAAGCGGCATTGTGCCATTGTCAGTCTGAATAAAGTTTATatacttccatccatccatccatccatccatccatccatccattatctatacatcacttaatcctcataAGGGTCacaggggagctggagtctatctcagctgacttagggtgaaggcaggggacaccctggacaggtcaccagtcttatcacagggctacacaaagagacaaatgatcacactcacattcacacctacggacaatttagactCTCCAATTAACCTccgcatgtttttgaactgtgggaggaagctggagtagcTGGTAAAAACCCATGTATGCACAGGGAAAActtgcaaactctatgcagaaagatcccaggcccacgCCAGGATGCAAActggagatcttctagctgcaaggcgacagtgctaaccacagaGTGACTGTGCAGCCCGTTTATATACTCTCTGTCTTTCAAAACTTAAAGCTCGTCTACATAAATGCTCCATGGGCCATAGGGAGCAGAGCATTCAGCTGCTCTGGTCCCCGTCTCTGGAATTCGCTACCACCCCAACTCAGAAACATTGATTCATTCCCCCATTTCTAATCCCAGCTTAAAACACGACTGTTTCAAACTGCCTATTCCATCTGATGCCAATTGGTCTGTCTTTTGTATTGTTCttactgttttttaatgtgttttttgtgtatagATGTATATGTTTGTACGGTGTCCTTGAGTGccgaaaatggcaaaattctTCGTTTGACTTGTCATCTTATTTTATGTCACTCCCTCAATTGATGCACTTGCTTCATTTTATGTGATTGAGACAGGTCAAATTACTAAATACAAAGGTGCTGTGGCACAGATTTGTGGCCTTTGATTGCCCTCTGTTGGTACTTCAGTTTTACAGTAGCATGATGTGTAAGGAAAATACAAAAGCATCTTGTGGTGACTGTGACTTGGTTGGACTTGGCTGATATCTAACAAGTTCACAGGTTAGAAATCAGCTTCCTACTGTACATGTATTGAATTATAGAAGCTATGCAGTTTCACTTACAATTTCTTCAGGAGTTGCACCTTCTAGCTTCTGTTTCTTGTGTCGTTCTAGGGCTCTTGTGTGCTTCGGCTCAGCAGCATAATGTTTGCCGTTAAGTTAACACTGGACAGAAAACTCTGCCAACGCCTTGCAAGGTGCATGAATCAACCCAAGACATAAATAATTGCCATAatgaaatgatataaaataatgtttaaaattttatagcactaaaaatgttatatttttttcagttgacAAGGAActcctgcatttttttgtccaatGGCAGCCCAGGGATTCAGCCAGCGATGGAAGTTGCATCTCCCAGAGTTCAAGCACAGCAAGAGGGGCTTGAGTTCGACTACAGAAGACAGTGAAAGAGgcaagacagagagaggagccAGCAGAGGGCTGCACAAAAGTGTTACAATGGCAGCCACCTCCAGGTATCTGACAGACAAGCATTATGTGATGAGAAAGCCTCTGTTCTCTGCAGAACAGCACACATCCATCTTAAAGAAGAGACATCCACAGAACCCCACAGAGCAGGTGAGGAGAACAGAGATTAGGGgactttgtttttcctctgtgtaaactaaactgcatgttttgaatTGTAGCATTGACACATTCCTTTTAGACAGTAAGCAAATCCAATGTCAGTTTTACATGCCAATCTGATAAAGGGTCATGTGTATGAAGAAATCGTTGTTCTTTGAAAGTCACACAGCAATTTGATTTAGTTGGACCTAATAAGATTTTCAGAACACTTCCAGCATGTGTTGGGTCTGAATCCCCATCacattaaagtaaaaaactgcagctgcatgtgcaagtgtaaaatcacacaaatatattaaatGCAAATCATGTTCAACCAGCTTCGGTAGAGGAGATATTATGAATGTATTGTTTAATATTAGGGCCACTAATTAAACATAATgttgaaaatcaagttttaaaggaaaattgaAATTTCAAGAAATGGTCCTAACATGATAAAAGTACAATCATGCtttctactttaaaaaaaaaagtcatatgaTATAGTTATagttgtggagaaaaaaatgctgtgttAGAAAAGCAATTGGAATTTATGAGGAAACACGTGATGCTGTACATTACAAATGTTAAACAGACTAAGCCACTTTCACGTCCAAAAAATCATATGTACAATTTTGCCTCATTATTACAATGCCTATTTTTCTCAAACATTTGCTTGTTTGCTATCTAAATATTCTACATATAGAACACTTACCTGCAATAACTTACTTGGAATTTCAGAAATAGTAAAACAATCTAATAAATTATGATATTGATGGAAGTAAGTACTATATTAATATAGAAAAATTTCTTTCTATATTATGTATGCAGTTAAAACCCTGTCGTtatcatgtgttgtttttgtctgtttcctgCCTTGTAGAAGAAACAACTGGGTGTTAACAGAGGAGAATACACTGCCATGAAATTCTTAACTAgaccaagaaaagcactgatCCCAGAGAGCTTCAACCTCTATGACAGTGACATCTCACCTCCCTCAGCCTCTGGAAAAGACCTTGGCTCACCCTTGGGTGTCTCAGAGCTACAGGCCTGGCTTAGCTGTGAGGAACCTACTTTTCAGTCGTCTTTCTCTGACAGCAGAATTTCAGAACAGAGCTTCTCAAGTTCCATCCTGCAAGTCCAGAGAATTAAACCTCCTCTGAGGCCACAACTGACCTCTACAGTCTTGAATCCTACCTACACCCCTCGCTCAGAGTATTCCAGACCAGGCCAGACTCAGCTCAGGCTTAAGGAGGTGGAAGAAAGTGATAAGTGGGAGACCAAATTATGTTCTCTTAAAGCACATTCAAAAGGAAGCCCTGAGTCTCCCTATCAAACGAATTACTGGGCCTGTGCCATCCCTAAAGCTTTACCTCCATCCCCAGACAGGCACTCTGCAGGATGGGATCCAAATATGGATTACCAGACCCTGCTGGACTACACCTACCCTGTACGACTAGGACATGTGGTCAGTGAGTGGGACAGCTTTGAACTCCAGGCAGAGTCTTTACTCCAGACAGACCCCAACCTGCAGGACTCTGGAATTGAACTGAACCAGCTTTGTAGCTCTACTAGCCTATCAGGGATGGACTTTTCTCTCAGTAGGGCAAGGTATACCAGAAGAAGCAGCAATCATAATGCAGGTCATAGGTCACCTGACCTGCAGGACTTCACCAGATCCTATGATGTTCCACCCTCCAGTTCTCCTGCCTCTCATATGGATGCCATGACTACGTCCTTGGACAGTTTGGACAGAAGTGCAACAAATTGTAGCAAAAGTGATGGTCCCTATCACCAGCGTAATGTGCTGTCCTCATCCCACTCCATCCCCACTGCATTTCACTCCACCAGTGTTCTTTCTCAGTCTGGGTGCTTGTGTCGGGAGGTGGATGAGGAGTTTTGGTGTCTTccagagcagctggaggagtTGCAGCTGTTGTCCAAACAGGTCAGTGCTGTGGACACTCAAGGACTTCTACTTAATGACCACACTGGTGCTTTTGCATGTTAAACAGTTTACTATAAGTCACTGAATTAAACCACAATTATGAGAAGGgctttgtttttcagcattCTGCTTGGTTGCACGTTCAGAGTAATCTCCACATCCTGAAATAGTCAGCTAGCCAAAATCctcataattattatttataatatcAAAAATTGTGAAGGGCTGTAAAGAAGATCACATGAATGTGTTTATTGAATAGTAACATTTGTGACATGAATATAGCACATATAGAATATGCATATTTGTGTAACAGTATAACACTCTGCATGTTTACTCTTTAGCAACAGTCCCTTCCATGCAATAACAGACAATTTTTCAAAATGAGGGAATTAGTtgtaaaatggctaaaacatgCTGCATCGCTGGTATGTTCTGTTGGTACTAAGGTAGCAGCAGTTTCCTTAACTTCTTAAGACTACTTTTATCACATCATTCTGGTTTTTAATAACCTTCCCGTCAGGCTCCGTTAGAGTTAGCAAAGATACCAAATATGTCAGCCTCAATGTTGGtgaaatgtacactaccgttcaaaaatttggggtcccttagaaatgtccttatttttgaaagaaaagcattttttttcaatgaagataacattaaatgaatcagaaatacagtctagatgtttttaatgtgttaaatgactattctagctggaaacagcttatttttaatggaatatctacataggggtacagaggaacatttccagcaaccatcattcctgtgttctaatgctacattgtgttagctaatggtgttgaaaggctaattgatgattaggaaacccttgtgcaattatgtttgcacatgaataaaagtgtgagatttcatggaaaacatgaaattgtctgggtgaccccaaacttttgaactgtcgTGTATATGAAAAGATATACAAAATAGCGGGAATATTAACAAGTTTACAAAAATCTTCTATATACaaagattattatttttgtaatttactattgttgttgtttcaatTTGAATAATGTATACATAAAATACTGAGTCTGAATCCTAATGGAGACGTAACAGCTCCAGTGCTAAAATCTAAATCATTTGTCAATGAAGAAAAGGGGGCTCCGTACAAAGCCTGTGTTTAagtatgtctgtctgttttataGATTAAAAGGTCCCATAATGTGCTTGTCTAAGAATCACGTATCCCTACAgtgtgtgtctttcagtttttcagctcaaaaaactgcaaagatggttcatttcaatATGACTTAGCTGTCAGTCACAGCTGCAGATAGAAAGATGGAAGAAGCTAATAGTATCAAATGGCAAGGTACACAAGGATTTTACAAAATTACTTAAAGGGAATCAAGAAAAAGCTGTGTCTAAATTGTCGAATGAAATATGTGGCCACCTTTGAATTCAAATGACAACAATGTGTTTTAGCAAACAGATGGGACTCCTGATTTTCTGTGTTCAATGACAAAACATATCtacaattaattattattattatccattATGAATTTTTTAGGCAGGGGAAAGTGGGGTTATAAAAATCAAAAGTTCAGATCATTATTTGTTTCCTGTGTGCAGGTGAGGGAGGTGACATCCCTGCTGAACCAGCCTGTGACCTCTAGCTGGAAGTCTCTGGATCCAGGCAccacctccatcctctcctccattGACCTGTC
It includes:
- the cep68 gene encoding centrosomal protein of 68 kDa isoform X2; this translates as MAATSRYLTDKHYVMRKPLFSAEQHTSILKKRHPQNPTEQKKQLGVNRGEYTAMKFLTRPRKALIPESFNLYDSDISPPSASGKDLGSPLGVSELQAWLSCEEPTFQSSFSDSRISEQSFSSSILQVQRIKPPLRPQLTSTVLNPTYTPRSEYSRPGQTQLRLKEVEESDKWETKLCSLKAHSKGSPESPYQTNYWACAIPKALPPSPDRHSAGWDPNMDYQTLLDYTYPVRLGHVVSEWDSFELQAESLLQTDPNLQDSGIELNQLCSSTSLSGMDFSLSRARYTRRSSNHNAGHRSPDLQDFTRSYDVPPSSSPASHMDAMTTSLDSLDRSATNCSKSDGPYHQRNVLSSSHSIPTAFHSTSVLSQSGCLCREVDEEFWCLPEQLEELQLLSKQVREVTSLLNQPVTSSWKSLDPGTTSILSSIDLSEKHEAENKEEEAEVKEDKDKGKRRGSEQTRAAQTADHSGSETMRSSFGGRVEPAGGELSRSSLKEVEALVERLSGLTLPDRQRMNQEDQEQSKSLMQHIQVFCSHLELLIQWLYAVSEKMELLAAATVSPDSVKSTLAEYESFQKEVSSHQPLTSGVLHTGQLLLSCINTTSPLLRDSLMLIERQSGALQTHTEHFFSSILSTMDSLTQQSREDGPVEVQGSSL
- the cep68 gene encoding centrosomal protein of 68 kDa isoform X1, giving the protein MAAQGFSQRWKLHLPEFKHSKRGLSSTTEDSERGKTERGASRGLHKSVTMAATSRYLTDKHYVMRKPLFSAEQHTSILKKRHPQNPTEQKKQLGVNRGEYTAMKFLTRPRKALIPESFNLYDSDISPPSASGKDLGSPLGVSELQAWLSCEEPTFQSSFSDSRISEQSFSSSILQVQRIKPPLRPQLTSTVLNPTYTPRSEYSRPGQTQLRLKEVEESDKWETKLCSLKAHSKGSPESPYQTNYWACAIPKALPPSPDRHSAGWDPNMDYQTLLDYTYPVRLGHVVSEWDSFELQAESLLQTDPNLQDSGIELNQLCSSTSLSGMDFSLSRARYTRRSSNHNAGHRSPDLQDFTRSYDVPPSSSPASHMDAMTTSLDSLDRSATNCSKSDGPYHQRNVLSSSHSIPTAFHSTSVLSQSGCLCREVDEEFWCLPEQLEELQLLSKQVREVTSLLNQPVTSSWKSLDPGTTSILSSIDLSEKHEAENKEEEAEVKEDKDKGKRRGSEQTRAAQTADHSGSETMRSSFGGRVEPAGGELSRSSLKEVEALVERLSGLTLPDRQRMNQEDQEQSKSLMQHIQVFCSHLELLIQWLYAVSEKMELLAAATVSPDSVKSTLAEYESFQKEVSSHQPLTSGVLHTGQLLLSCINTTSPLLRDSLMLIERQSGALQTHTEHFFSSILSTMDSLTQQSREDGPVEVQGSSL